A part of Larimichthys crocea isolate SSNF chromosome VII, L_crocea_2.0, whole genome shotgun sequence genomic DNA contains:
- the LOC109139421 gene encoding olfactory receptor 11A1-like, with the protein MINSTQVLYFTLSAYFDTGLFKYLHFIITMSLYIFIVVTNVFLIVVICMNRSLHEPMYIFLCSLFMNELYGSTGLFPFLLIQILSDIHTVSVPFCFLQIYCLHSFACVEFLNLAVMSYDRYLAICYPLHYNTCMTSNKIATLIALIWLYPLLTCVIMISLSSSLQLCGNIINKVYCDNFSVVRLACSDTTIINIYGLIATFCTICVPLMFIFFTYLKIFRICFSGSKQTRQKAVSTCTPHLISIMNFSLGASFEIVQSRFNMSRLPNMLRIFLSLYILTCQPLFNPLMYGLNLSKICVTCKSLITNVQHSY; encoded by the coding sequence ATGATAAACTCTACACAGGTTTTATATTTCACACTCAGTGCTTACTTTGACACTGGGCTGTTCAAATACTTACATTTTATAATTACTATgtctttatacatttttattgttgttaccaatgttttcctcattgtggttatctgcatgaacagaagtttacatgaacctatgtacatctttctgtgcagcctgtttatgaatgaactgtatGGTAGTACAGGGTTGTTTCCATTccttctgattcagattctctctgacattcacactgtctctgttcctttttgtttcctgcagaTTTATTGTTTACACTCTTTTGCATGTGTAGAGTTTTTAAATTTAGCTGTTATGTCTTATGACAGATATCTTGCTATCTGTTATCCTCTACACTATAACACATGTATGACATCTAATAAGATTGCCACACTGATTGCTCTAATATGGTTATACCCTTTGCTGACATGTGTTATTATGATATCACTAAGTTCATCTTTACAGCTGTGTGGGAACATCATTAACAAAGTGTACTGTGACAATTTCTCTGTTGTCAGGCTGGCCTGCTCTGACACAACTATAATTAACATATATGGACTCATTGCCACTTTTTGTACAATCTGTGTTCCGTTAATGTTCATCTTTTTTACTTATTTGAAGATTTTCAGGATTTGTTTCTCTGGTTCTAAACAGACGAGACAAAAAGCTGTCAGTACCTGCACACCTCACCTCATTTCCATCATGAACTTTTCCCTTGGAGCTAGCTTTGAAATTGTACAGAGTAGGTTTAACATGAGCAGATTACCCAATATGTTACGCATTTTCTTGTCATTATACATTCTTACATGTCAGCCACTCTTCAACCCTCTAATGTACGGCCTGAATCTGTCCAAAATATGTGTCACGTGTAAAAGTCTGATTACAAATGTGCAACATTCATATTAA